A genomic segment from Bacteroidia bacterium encodes:
- a CDS encoding ArsC/Spx/MgsR family protein yields MKLRNNHLMIYYDPSSSLGRKTLAYAHTLTRHVQAVEYHKNPFTGRIWKDLLFMLQLQPKELLNKAHPLYQQKVRGWEVQEDDWLNVLIHNPDLIKGPIVVKGEKAILCSSPTDVLKLANA; encoded by the coding sequence ATGAAGCTTCGAAACAACCACCTCATGATCTATTATGATCCTTCATCAAGTCTCGGACGCAAAACGCTGGCTTATGCCCATACGCTGACGCGGCATGTGCAGGCCGTGGAATATCACAAAAATCCTTTTACGGGCCGAATCTGGAAGGATCTGTTATTTATGCTGCAACTGCAACCCAAGGAACTGCTGAACAAGGCTCATCCGCTCTATCAGCAAAAAGTACGGGGTTGGGAAGTGCAGGAAGATGACTGGCTTAATGTCCTGATCCACAATCCCGACCTGATCAAAGGACCAATTGTCGTAAAAGGCGAAAAGGCCATTTTGTGTTCCAGCCCAACGGATGTCCTGAAACTGGCAAATGCCTGA